A window of the Pseudomonas furukawaii genome harbors these coding sequences:
- a CDS encoding NAD(P)/FAD-dependent oxidoreductase, which produces MNQVDFIIVGAGIAGASTGFWLSRHGRVLVLEREEHAGYHATGRSAALYTVAYGTPQVRALTAASRAFFDAPPPGFSEHPLLTPRGEMVVDFTGDAAELQRQFDSALENVPDMRMLSADEACERVPVLRRDKVQGAMFDPSAADIDTDALHQGYLRGIRRNGGEVRLGCEVQAVRRDGELWRVTTRQGDLVAPVLVNAAGAWCDQLARLAGVRPLGLQPKRRAAFIFAPPEGLDVHAWPAVVSLDESFYFKPDAGMLLGSPANADPVEPHDVQPEELDIALGIYQIEEHTHMSIRRPARTWAGLRSFFADGDLVSGYDPGAPGFYWVAGQGGYGIQTSAAMGEASASLIRRQPLPEHLARFGLTEALLSPARLG; this is translated from the coding sequence ATGAACCAGGTCGATTTCATCATCGTCGGTGCCGGCATCGCCGGTGCCTCCACCGGCTTCTGGCTGTCCCGGCATGGCCGCGTCCTGGTGCTGGAGCGGGAGGAACACGCCGGCTACCACGCCACCGGCCGTTCCGCCGCGCTCTACACCGTGGCCTATGGCACGCCCCAGGTGCGGGCGTTGACCGCCGCCAGCCGGGCCTTCTTCGATGCGCCTCCGCCCGGATTCAGCGAGCATCCGCTGCTGACGCCCCGTGGCGAAATGGTGGTGGACTTCACGGGCGACGCCGCCGAGCTGCAACGCCAGTTCGACAGTGCCCTGGAAAACGTGCCCGACATGCGCATGCTCAGCGCCGACGAAGCCTGCGAGCGTGTGCCGGTACTGCGCCGCGACAAGGTCCAGGGCGCCATGTTCGACCCCAGCGCCGCCGATATCGATACCGATGCCTTGCACCAGGGCTACCTGCGTGGGATTCGCCGCAATGGTGGCGAGGTGCGCCTGGGCTGCGAGGTGCAGGCGGTGCGCCGCGACGGCGAGCTGTGGCGGGTGACGACCCGGCAGGGCGACCTGGTCGCGCCGGTGCTGGTCAATGCCGCGGGTGCCTGGTGCGATCAACTGGCGCGCCTCGCGGGCGTCCGGCCGCTGGGACTGCAACCCAAGCGTCGGGCCGCCTTCATCTTCGCGCCGCCGGAGGGGCTGGATGTCCACGCCTGGCCGGCGGTGGTGAGCCTCGACGAGTCCTTCTACTTCAAGCCGGACGCCGGGATGCTGCTGGGCTCGCCCGCCAACGCCGACCCGGTGGAGCCCCACGATGTGCAGCCCGAGGAGTTGGACATCGCCCTCGGCATCTACCAGATCGAGGAGCACACCCACATGAGCATCCGCCGTCCGGCGCGGACCTGGGCCGGATTGCGCTCCTTCTTCGCCGACGGCGACCTGGTTTCCGGTTATGACCCGGGCGCGCCGGGCTTCTACTGGGTGGCGGGGCAGGGCGGCTACGGCATCCAGACGTCCGCCGCCATGGGCGAGGCCAGCGCCAGCCTGATCCGCCGCCAGCCGCTGCCGGAGCACCTGGCCCGCTTCGGCCTCACCGAGGCGCTGCTTTCGCCGGCCCGCCTGGGGTGA
- a CDS encoding helix-turn-helix transcriptional regulator: MTPRPAADLDNYRAIADAIATLFFPHAEVVLHDLRTQKIDYIANNLSKRCVGDDAALEDMLDDEVGERNIGPYEKLNWDGQKIRSMSTVLRDAQGTPLAVLCINLNISLFEAAKAALDLFLSPGKLIPQPDALFRDDWQERINTFLHNWLRQRQLGLNLLTREHKRELVLALHAEGAFKGKSAANYVANVLNMGRATVYKHLKELKAESP; this comes from the coding sequence ATGACCCCCCGCCCAGCCGCTGACCTGGACAACTACCGGGCCATCGCCGACGCCATCGCCACCCTGTTCTTTCCCCATGCCGAGGTGGTGCTCCACGACCTGCGGACCCAGAAGATCGACTACATCGCCAACAACCTGTCCAAGCGTTGCGTAGGGGATGACGCCGCCCTCGAAGACATGCTCGACGATGAGGTGGGCGAGCGGAACATCGGCCCCTACGAAAAGCTCAACTGGGACGGCCAGAAAATCCGCTCCATGAGCACGGTGCTGCGGGACGCCCAGGGCACGCCGCTGGCGGTGCTCTGCATCAACCTCAATATCTCGCTGTTCGAGGCGGCCAAGGCGGCCCTCGACCTGTTCCTCTCGCCAGGCAAGCTGATTCCCCAGCCGGATGCGCTGTTCCGGGACGACTGGCAGGAGCGCATCAACACCTTCCTGCACAACTGGCTGCGGCAGCGCCAGCTGGGTCTCAACCTGCTCACCCGGGAACACAAGCGCGAACTGGTACTGGCGCTGCACGCCGAAGGCGCCTTCAAGGGCAAGAGTGCCGCCAACTATGTGGCCAATGTCCTCAACATGGGCCGCGCGACGGTCTACAAGCACCTCAAGGAGCTGAAGGCGGAGTCGCCCTGA
- a CDS encoding nuclear transport factor 2 family protein, with amino-acid sequence MAHPNAELITRFYQAFQRLDAETMAACYSPDVHFSDPVFTDLNGEEAADMWRMLASRAQQFSLTFDRVEADDLQGSAHWVARYLFSQTGRMVENRIQARFLFSDGRIIEHHDHFDLWRWSRQALGAKGLLLGWLPAVQDRIRQQAARGLSAYRASARGLVP; translated from the coding sequence ATGGCCCATCCCAACGCCGAACTCATCACCCGCTTCTACCAGGCTTTCCAACGGCTGGACGCCGAGACCATGGCGGCCTGCTACAGCCCGGACGTGCATTTCAGCGACCCGGTGTTCACCGACCTCAATGGCGAGGAAGCCGCGGACATGTGGCGCATGCTGGCCAGCCGGGCCCAGCAGTTCTCCCTGACCTTCGACCGCGTCGAGGCGGACGATCTCCAGGGCAGCGCCCACTGGGTGGCTCGCTACCTGTTCAGCCAGACCGGTCGCATGGTGGAAAATCGCATCCAGGCCCGCTTCCTGTTCTCCGACGGCAGGATCATCGAGCACCACGACCACTTCGACCTCTGGCGCTGGAGCCGCCAGGCCCTGGGAGCCAAGGGCCTGCTGCTGGGCTGGTTGCCGGCGGTGCAGGACAGGATCCGCCAGCAGGCGGCGCGGGGCCTCTCCGCCTACCGGGCCAGCGCGCGGGGGCTTGTGCCCTGA
- a CDS encoding GIY-YIG nuclease family protein has product MSELPEVPPAKPWFVYLVRAENGALYCGISDDPQRRFAQHRSGKGARFFHSSPAQALVFVETCADKGEALRRELAIKRMKKPAKEALIKAWQAPERMGPETGAR; this is encoded by the coding sequence ATGTCCGAACTGCCTGAAGTCCCCCCCGCCAAGCCCTGGTTCGTCTATCTGGTGCGTGCCGAGAACGGCGCGCTCTACTGCGGCATCAGCGACGACCCGCAGCGCCGCTTCGCCCAGCACCGCAGCGGCAAGGGCGCGCGTTTCTTCCATTCCAGTCCGGCCCAGGCGCTGGTCTTTGTCGAGACCTGCGCCGACAAGGGCGAGGCCCTGCGCCGTGAGCTCGCCATCAAACGCATGAAGAAGCCGGCCAAAGAGGCGCTGATAAAGGCCTGGCAGGCTCCGGAAAGGATGGGCCCGGAGACGGGCGCACGCTAA
- a CDS encoding glutathione S-transferase family protein codes for MSELILHHYDASPFAMKARLMLGYKQLSWRSVDIPRIMPKPDLMALTGGYRKTPVLQVGADIYCDTALIARRLEAEKATPALFPEGQEFIVASFAQWVDSVIFQHSVTLVFQPESIAVRIGQLPPAAQQAFLADRAKLFSGGSASRLSPEQARNNWPVLMGRLQQQLERSEGEFLFGEPSVADFSLAHCLWFLKATPVTAPLVDDYPDVAAWLGRVLGFGEGASSPLSAVEAIEIARGAEPAPLPEGAVDDPNGFAVGQVVRVAATDYGVDPVEGELVFSGIEEIILGRDDERAGRVNVHVPRLGFRIEAV; via the coding sequence ATGTCCGAACTCATCCTGCATCACTACGACGCCTCGCCCTTCGCCATGAAGGCGCGCCTGATGCTCGGCTACAAGCAGCTGTCGTGGCGCTCGGTGGACATCCCGCGGATCATGCCCAAGCCGGACCTGATGGCCCTGACCGGTGGCTACCGCAAGACCCCGGTGTTGCAGGTGGGGGCCGACATCTACTGCGATACCGCGCTGATCGCCCGCCGCCTGGAGGCGGAGAAGGCGACCCCGGCGCTGTTCCCCGAGGGACAGGAGTTCATCGTCGCGAGCTTCGCCCAGTGGGTGGACTCGGTGATCTTCCAGCATTCCGTGACCCTGGTGTTCCAGCCCGAATCCATCGCCGTGCGCATAGGGCAGTTGCCTCCCGCCGCGCAGCAGGCCTTCCTCGCCGACCGCGCCAAGCTGTTCTCCGGCGGCAGCGCCAGCCGCCTGTCGCCGGAGCAGGCGCGGAACAACTGGCCGGTGCTCATGGGCCGGCTGCAGCAGCAGTTGGAACGCAGCGAGGGCGAGTTCCTCTTCGGCGAACCCTCGGTGGCGGATTTCTCCCTGGCCCATTGTCTCTGGTTCCTCAAGGCGACCCCGGTGACCGCGCCGCTGGTGGACGACTACCCGGATGTAGCCGCCTGGCTGGGGCGTGTGCTGGGCTTTGGCGAGGGCGCGTCCAGCCCCTTGTCCGCCGTCGAGGCCATCGAGATCGCTCGCGGGGCCGAGCCGGCGCCCTTGCCGGAGGGGGCGGTCGACGATCCCAATGGCTTTGCGGTCGGTCAGGTCGTGCGGGTGGCGGCCACGGACTACGGCGTCGACCCGGTGGAGGGCGAGCTGGTCTTCAGCGGTATCGAGGAGATCATCCTCGGTCGTGACGACGAGCGTGCCGGCCGGGTGAATGTCCACGTGCCGCGCCTGGGGTTCCGTATCGAGGCGGTGTGA